A genomic window from Betta splendens chromosome 24, fBetSpl5.4, whole genome shotgun sequence includes:
- the LOC114849319 gene encoding rho-related GTP-binding protein RhoB — translation MADIRKKLVVVGDGACGKTCLLIVFSKDEFPEVYVPTVFETYVADIEVDNKQVQLALWDTAGQEDYDRLRPLSYPDTDVILMCFSVDSPDSLENIPEKWVPEVKHFCPNVPIILVANKKDLRNDENVKNDLSRLKLEPVKAEDGRAMATRIGAYDYLECSAKTKEGIWEVFETATRAALQKRRTPPNGCLKCCVLM, via the coding sequence ATGGCAGACATACGCAAGAAACTCGTGGTCGTGGGGGACGGCGCGTGCGGGAAAACGTGTCTTCTGATCGTGTTCAGCAAAGACGAGTTCCCCGAGGTCTACGTCCCCACCGTGTTCGAGACGTACGTGGCGGACATAGAGGTGGACAACAAGCAGGTCCAGCTCGCGCTGTGGGACACGGCGGGCCAGGAGGACTACGACCGCCTGCGGCCGCTCTCCTACCCGGACACCGACGTCATCCTCATGTGCTTCTCCGTGGACAGCCCGGACTCGTTGGAAAACATTCCCGAGAAGTGGGTGCCCGAGGTGAAACACTTCTGCCCCAACGTGCCCATTATTCTGGTGGCGAACAAGAAGGACCTGCGCAACGACGAGAACGTGAAGAACGACCTGTCGCGGCTGAAGCTGGAGCCGGTGAAGGCGGAGGACGGCCGCGCCATGGCCACGCGCATCGGCGCCTATGACTACTTGGAGTGCTCGGCCAAAACCAAGGAGGGGATCTGGGAGGTGTTCGAGACGGCGACGCGCGCCGCGTTGCAGAAGCGGCGGACGCCGCCGAACGGGTGCCTCAAGTGCTGCGTCCTGATGTGA